A window from Streptomyces subrutilus encodes these proteins:
- a CDS encoding metal ABC transporter ATP-binding protein codes for MQSTPGRAADQPVISLRGATASLGSRPVLRGIDLTVHRGEVVALLGANGSGKSTAVRAVVGQVPLADGGLSLFGTDFKRFRDWSRIGYVPQRTTAASGVPATVREVVSSGRLARSRFGVLRKADKAAVARALALVDMDAYADASVNALSGGQHQRVLIARALAVEPELLIMDEPMAGVDLANQEVLARALREQVAAGTTVLLVLHELGPLEPLIDRAVVLRDGCVVHDGPPPEAVGQHALPGHDHVHPHAAHDAEPLRTGLLS; via the coding sequence ATGCAGTCCACGCCGGGGCGGGCAGCGGACCAGCCCGTCATATCCCTGCGCGGGGCCACCGCCTCGCTCGGCTCGCGCCCCGTGCTGCGCGGGATCGACCTCACCGTCCACCGCGGCGAGGTCGTCGCCCTGCTCGGCGCCAACGGCTCCGGCAAGTCCACGGCCGTCCGCGCCGTGGTCGGCCAGGTCCCGCTGGCCGACGGCGGGCTTTCCCTCTTCGGCACGGACTTCAAGCGCTTCCGGGACTGGTCGCGCATCGGCTACGTCCCGCAGCGCACCACCGCCGCGAGCGGCGTCCCGGCCACCGTCCGCGAGGTCGTCTCCTCCGGCCGGCTGGCCCGCTCCCGCTTCGGCGTCCTGCGCAAGGCCGACAAGGCCGCCGTCGCGCGCGCCCTGGCCCTGGTCGACATGGACGCGTACGCCGACGCCTCGGTGAACGCCCTCTCCGGCGGCCAGCACCAGCGCGTGCTCATAGCCCGGGCGCTCGCCGTCGAACCCGAGCTCCTGATCATGGACGAGCCGATGGCCGGGGTGGACCTGGCCAACCAGGAGGTCCTGGCCCGCGCCCTGCGCGAGCAGGTCGCCGCCGGCACCACCGTGCTCCTCGTCCTGCACGAGCTGGGGCCGCTGGAACCGCTGATCGACCGGGCCGTCGTCCTGCGCGACGGCTGCGTCGTCCACGACGGCCCGCCCCCCGAGGCCGTGGGCCAGCACGCCCTGCCCGGCCACGACCACGTACACCCCCACGCGGCGCACGACGCCGAGCCCCTGCGGACGGGACTGCTGAGCTGA